From the Kribbella sp. CA-293567 genome, the window CGCGTGGTCCGGCTACTTGTGGGGTTTGACGATGCCGGTTTCGTAGCCGAGGACGACCAGGGCGACGCGGTCGCGGAGGCCGGTCTTGGCGAGGATGCGGCCGATGTGGGTCTTGACCGTTGCCTCGGAGAGCGTGAAGAGCTGGGCGATCTCGGTGTTCGAGAGGCCGCGGGCGACCTCGCCGAGGACCTCGCGTTCGCGGGCGGTCAGGTCGCCGAGGTCCGGGCGCTCGTGCTCGCCGTCCGGCAGCGAGCCGGCGAAGTGCTCGAGCAGCCGCCGCGTCGTACTGGGGGAGACCACCGCGTCGCCGGAGTGCACCTGGCGGATCGCGTTGAGCAGATCGGCCGGCGGGGTGTTCTTGAGCAGGAAGCCGGCCGCCCCGGCCTTGATCGCGGCGAACGCGTACTCGTCCAGGTCGAACGTCGTCAGCACGATCACTCTGGGGGCCTGCGGCAACGACTGTAGTTGCCGGGTCGCCTCGACGCCGTCCAGCCGGGGCATCCGGACGTCCATCAGGACGACGTCGCTGCCGGTCACCTGCAGCTTCTCCAGCGCCTCGCCACCGTCGCCGGCCTGGCCGACCACCCGCATGTCCGGCTGGGAGTCCACCAGCATGGTGAAGCCCGCGCGTACCAGTTCCTGGTCGTCCACCAGGAAAACGCGAATGGTGCCCTCGTCGTCGGTCACTGCGAAACTCCTCCAGCTGGCAGGTTGTACGGCAGCTTGGCGATCACCTCGTAACCGCCGCCCGCCTTCGGTCCGGCGTTCACCGTACCGCCGGAGATCGAGGCGCGTTGCCGCATCCCGACCAGGCCGTGGCCGGGGTCGTTGCTCGGCGCCACTCCGGCGCCGCGGCCGTCGTCGGTGACCACCACGGTCAGCATCTCGCGCCCGAAGTCGAGATGGACGGAGGTGCTCGCCCCCGGCCCGGCGTGTTTGAGCGTGTTGGTCAGCCCCTCCTGCACGATCCGGTACGTCGTCAGCCCCAGCAGGGCCGGCAGATCACGCCGCTGGCCGGTCACTTCGTAGTCCACCGTGAGCCCCGCCTGGCGGACGTTCTCGATCAGCTCGGGCAGCGACGTGATCCCCGGCTGCGGGCGCGGCTGGTCGGGATCGAGCTCCGGCTGGGCGTCCTGCTTCAGCAGTCCGAGCATCTTGCGCATCTCGGTCAGCGAGGCGCGCCCGGTGTCGCCGATCGTGGCCAGTGCCTTCTTGGCCTGCTCCGGTGACGCGTCCGCGGCGTACAGGCCACCGTCGGCCTGGACGATCATGATGGACAGGCCGTGGGCGACGACATCGTGGATCTCGCGCGCGATCCGGGTGCGCTCGTTGGAGACGGCCAGTTTGGACTCGCGATCGCGGTCCCGTTCGGCCTGGATCGCGCGTTCTTCCAGCTGGGCGACGTACAGGCCTCTGGTCCGGCGACGCTCGCCGGTGGCCCAGACGCCGAACACCAGCGCGCCGAGCGCGACCATCATGGTGATCTGCTGGCGCCAGTCGGAGGTGCTCCAGTACCGCGCGGTCGCCATCAGCACGCCGAGGCCGCCGATGCCGAGCGCGATCCGGCTGAACCTGGTCTCGCCGTACACGGAGATCGCGTAGAGCGCGAGCAACAGCCCGACGTTGCCGGGCTGCAGCTCGGCGCCGCTCAGCCACTGCAGGACGGCGACGCCGGAGACGGTGAAGAAGACCAGCTCCGGATGACTGCGGCGCCAGACCAGTGGCACCAGCATGCCGAAGCCGAGGACGCCACCGAGACCTGTCTGGGCGAGTCCGAGCAGTCCCAAGATCATCGTGAGTCCGCCCGCGAGCAACAGGTCGAACGCCTTGCTGCTCGCGGGGATCTGCCGCCGGGGCGCCAGGATCCCGGACATGGTCCCCGTCATGCCGGCCAGATTACGGCGAAAACCGCGCCGTTCGGTCATGCTGGGGGTGGATGTCGGTCTACGACCGGGGTCTCAGTCCCGTTGGGGCGACGGGGGCCGGGCGCGGTACCGGTCGCTATTTGTGCGGGCGGGTGGAGAGCGTCGGTTTGGCGTCCAGGCCGGACAGGCCGTTCCAGGCGAGGTTGACCAGGTGCGCGGCGACGTCGGACTTCTTCGGACGGCGGACGTCGAGCCACCACTGGCCGGTCAGCGCGACCATGCCGACCAGCATCTGGGCGTACATCGGCGCGAACTTCGGGTCCAGGCCGCGCCGCTTGAACTCCTCGGCCAGGATGTGCTCGACCCGGGTGCCGACATCGCTGAGGATCGAGATGAACGAGCCCGTGGACGAGCCGACGGGGGAGTCGCGGACCAGGATCCGGAAGCCGTCGGAGGAGTTCTCGATGTAGTCGAGCAGGGCCAGCGCGGCCTGCTCGACCAGTTCGTGCGCCCGGCCGGCGGTCAGGCTGGCCGTGACCAGGTCGAGCAGTTTGCGGACCTCGCGGTCCACCACCACGGCGTACAGGCCTTCCTTGCCGCCGAAGTGCTCGTAGACGACCGGCTTGGAGACCTCGGAGCGGGCCGCGATCTCCTCCACGGAGGTCGCCTCGTACCCCTTCTCGGCGAACAGCCCACGCGCGACGACGATGAGTTGCTCGCGCCGCTCCGCACTGGTCATCCGGACCCGGGTCGTACGGCGCGGTTTCGGTTCAGTCACTGACGCACGCCCTGGGGATCACGCCAGCATCATGCCGTAGAACAGGGCGACGAGGTGGGAGGTCTACGGCCCGCTCAGGCCGCCACCCGGTCCGCGGCGGTGACGCGCCGGGCCTCGAGCCGTTCCTTGACTGGCCAGCGCACGTCGCTGACCCAGCCCAGCCGCTCGAAGAACCAGATGATTCGCGCCGAGGTGTCGAGCTGGCCGCGCAGTACGCCGTGCCGGGCGCAGGTCGGGTCGGAGTGGTGCAGGTTGTGCCACGACTCGCCCTGGCTGAGGATCGCCAGCCACCAGACGTTGCCCGACTTGTCGCGGCTCTTGAACGGCCGGTCGCCGATCGTGTGGCAGATCGAGTTGATCGACCAGGTGACGTGGTGCAGCAACGCGATCCGGACCAGGCTGGCCCAGAAGAACGCGGTCAGTGCCCCCTCGATGGACCACGACCACAGCCCGCCGATCACGGCCGGCGCGAACAGCGAGCCGAGCACCAGGAACGGGAACATCCGCGAGACCTTGACGATGTCGCGGTCCTTCAGCAGATCCGGCGCGTACTGGCGCTGTGGGGTCTGCTCGGAGTCGAACAGCCAGCCGATGTGCGCGTGCAGGAAACCCTTGGTCAGCGCGCCGAGACTGGTCCCGTACTTCCACGGGCTGTGCGGGTCGCCCTCGCGATCGGAGAACTTGTGGTGCTTGCGGTGGTCGGCCACCCAGCGCACCACCGGCCCCTGCACCGCGAGCGAGCCGGCGATCGCCAGCGCGTACTTGAGCGGCCGGTTCGGCTTGAAGGACTTGTGCGTGAAGTAGCGGTGGAAACCGATCGAGATGCCGTGACCGGACACGGTGTAGAACACCGCCGCGATCACGATGTCACGCCAGCTGAGGAACCCGCCCCAGGCGATCGGTACCGCCGCGAGGACGGCCAGGAAGGGGATCCCGATGAACAACCCGAGAGCCAGTTGCTCCCAGAACCCTTTCTGCTCACCTCCGCGGGTACCGCGGTCGGTGTCGAACTCGCCAGCCTGCCGGGCGCCGGTGGGCGCCTCCGGTGCCGTAACTGGAGTCATGATGTTTCCCTCGTGGTGGAGGACGGCGTACTTACGCAACCGTAACCTACGGCCCCGTAGGTAAGGAACCCCTTCGCGTGTCCGCCACCCCCCATGGCAGACTGTTCCGGCGTACACGCGATCCCCCGTGGGGTAATCGGCAGCCCGCGAGACTTTGAATCTCGAAGATCTGGATCGAAACCAGGCGGGGGAGCAACGCGAGCCCCAGGTCAGAGCGTCTCTGACCTGGGGCTTCTTCGTGCCCGAGGTCTTTGCCCCACCCGTACTCGGGTGTCAGCTCGAGCGTTGCGCGCGCCCGAACCCGCGGTTGGCTCGCCCGCCGCGGTGGCTACCGCTCGGTCTTCTGATGCCGTGCGGGCGGCTGCGGTCGACGGTGCGCCAGAATCACCGCAACAGTCCAACTCAGCAGCGCCAGTACAAGGCCTCCTGCACCGCCGCCGCCAGGGGCGCTGAAGAGGCTTCCCACCAGAGCGCCTGTCGAGCCCATCGTGAGCATCCCGACGAAGAGCAGCGAGAACGCGGCGCCGCCGGTGCCCAGGTCTCGAAGCCGCTGGTCGATTGGGCGGTGACGGTCCGTCAGCATGAAGATCTGAGCACTGATCACGATCGCGATCATCAGGAGAAGGACGAACGGAACACTGCCCATCGGCACATTGTGCAGGGTGGGGCTTGCTAACGAATTTGCTAACACGCGCGGTGGACGGCGATAGACGCGAGCGACTCCTGGAACGCGGTGGGCTGGCTATACACAGGCAGCGGTGGTGGACGCCGCCCGGATCGCGTCCCAGGAGGACCGCCACATCCGGGCGACGCTTGCCCGCACTGGCCCGTCTCGAACGGGCAGCTCCCCTCCACAACAACGGGTACAGAAGCCGGGCTGGGCTACTTCTGTACCGAGGCAGCGGCCTAGGCCAGCGGTTCCACCACCTCCGCTGACTACTACATCTTGAAGACCCCTGGCGATGCCGTCAACAGCGTTTCCGACTGTGTGCACCCGCTAACGGATCTGCTGACAAACGGTGTGGACGACAAGGCACGCGGGTCTGGTTCAGGTCGAGCCGGGGGGCGGAACGCTTCGTTAGCATCGCCGCATGGCAGTCACTGCTTCTGGGGTGTTCCGGCGAACCGCGATCGAGCGGTCAGATCAGCGGGTCTCCTGGGAGCGAACGGATCAGGCGTTCTTTTCGAGTGGGGCGTGCCACGTGCTGGCGTGGGTGTGCAGGGATTTCTATCCCGATCAGGGGATCGCGTTGGCGGCGATGTACATGGGTGACTTCGACCATCCGCTTCACGTGTACGCGAGGTGGGGCACGTGGGCGTTCGATGCGTCGGGCTGGAACCTCGAGTCCGAACTCCTGCAGGTCAACAGCGACTTCGAGGGGCTTCCTGTCCGTCGGGTGGAGACGATCAGTTGTGATCTGCGGGAGTTCTGTGAGGAGCACGTGCATCGGCAACCGCATCAGTCCTGGGCAGATCCGACAGAACGCGCACGCGCCTATGTGGGCCGATACGACCCGCCTTGGCGCTAGGTGGTTCGCATTTCGCCTTCAGTCAGATCGCCTCGAGTGTGAAGAAGATGAAGCTGATGAATCTCGCGGGGTGCTCTACACCCTGGGGGCGCAGTTCGACTGGTGTGTCTGCGGCGATCTGGGGCTCGCTGATGGCGGCGATCCGGAAACCTGCCGCGGTGAAGGCGTCGGTCATCGCCTGGAGCGGGCGGTGCCAGATCGTGTAGGTGACCGTGTGGCCGGCGTGTTCGGCGTCGAAGGAGAATTCGGCGACGTCGAAGTAGTTGCCGTCGGGGTTCAAGGCCGTGTAGACGAAGGGGTGGTTCAGCGACAGGATCAGGCGTCCGCCCGGCTTCAGCACCCGGTGGAATTCGGTGAGCGGTCCGGTCCAGTCCTTCAGGTAGTGCAGGACGAGTGGGGCAACAATGTCGTCGAAGGTGGCAACGGCGTACGGGAGCGGCTCGGCCAGATCTGCGACGGTCAGGTCGGCGTCTTCGCCGAGCCTTCGGCGGGCCAGGTCGAGCATCGCCGTACTCCGGTCGAAGCCGCTCACGATCGCGCCGCGGTCGCGGAGCGCCGCCGCCAGCGGAGCCGAGCCGCAGCCTGCTTCGAGGATCCGGCGGCCGGCCACATCGCCGGCGAGGTCCAGCATCGCGGGCCGTTCGTAGTGGCCGTTGAGCAGATTGACCTCGTTGTCCGCGGAGTACGCCGCAGCGAAATCGTCGTAGTCGGTCTTCGGCACCGGCACTCCCTCTGTTGGCAAGCTCCCGATCAAACAGCAACCGGCCAACTGCTGTCGAGGCTGCCCCGGACGTTCACGAAACGTGCCGTTGGATGGGGAGGTGGATCACCAAGTCAGCGTGGCGGGTCGCACCCTCTGGTTCCGTTTGTACGGACCGGCCGATGGCGTGCCGGTGATCGAGCTGTACGGAACTCCGAGCACCCGCTTGCGGCGGCCCGGGCAGATCGCCGCGATCGAAGAGAGCGGCGTGCGAGTTCTGACGCCTGACCGTCCCGGCTACGGCGGCTCGACCCGGCAGCCCGGTCGTACCGTTTCCGATGTGGTGCAGAACGTCGAGGTGGTCGCGGACAGTCAGGGGTGGGAGACGTTCGCGGTAGTGGGCGGGTCGGGTGGTGGTCCGCATGCACTGGCCTGTGCGGCGCTCCTGCCGCATCGCGTCACCCGATGTGCCGTGCTTTCGGGTATCCGCCCGCAGGCCGCGACGCTGCCTCCCGAGGAAGTTCTTCGCGCGCAACTCGCGCAGCTCGGCGCCGACATCCTCGGCCAGGTCGAAGCAGGCGGCCACGAGTACCCCGGTGCTCCACCCGGGCCGCCGGCTTGGGACGACCCGGCGGCGCAGGCTCGGTTGCTCGCTACCTTCGCCGACAGCCTCGACGGCTGGTACGACGACAAGGTCGCCTTCGCCCAGCCGTGGGGCTTCTCTCCACAAAGCATCAGCGTCCCGGTCGGCATCTGGTACGGCACGCACGACGAGAACGTTCCTGAGAGCGACGCGCAGTGGCTCCTGGAGAACATCCCGACCGCGGAAGGCCACCAGTACATCGGCGGCCACCTACCTACCAGCGCCACCTTGACCGACATCTACAACTGGACCAGCTCACCTGGCAGCTAGCGACGCGACTTGCGGACCTTTCGCCACTTCCGATACGGAACCAGGCTCGCTTCACCAAGTTCCGCAGTGATCGTCGCGTAGTGGGCAGGTGTCAGGCGCACGAACGCCGACTGACCTTCGTCGGAGAGCGAGACGATGTCGCCCTCGGTGTCGCTCCAGACCGTGGCGTCGTATGCCCAAGGTGCGAACGTCACGAACGCCGACCAGACCTCGTCGCGCACGAACTTCATCACCCCGGTCTCCGCGTAGTCGTACTGTCCCTCAACCCGGCCGTTCCGGGACGCCACTTGCCGCAAGACCTCTGCCGCGGCGGCAACCTCGGGCGTCCAGTCGTCCCCGCCACCCGGAACGTCGGTCTCCCACCGATCAGCGCTGAACTCCACCGTTCTCAGAATCAGCCCGCACGCTCTCACCACCTCAGGGTGTTCCCATCCGTCACTGTCGAGGATGAACGCCTCGGTGGTCTTCACCTCTGCAGTATCGACCAAGGAAGATCAACGGATGACGCAACCGGTGAATGTCGAGGTCGACGGTCAACTCTTCGAAGTCCGCGAACGACCCGACGGCTCCGGCCACCACGACTTCACCTGGCTCTCGGGTCCCAACCCCGGCTACGGCTTTTCCTCGAAGACCTCCGACGGCTCTCCTCACTCCCAGACCGACCTGGTGGAGTCCATCCGCAGTTTTCTCGCTCAAGTCGACCCCGCCACCGGCTACATCGAGTGAGAAGCGTGCACAAGGACAGGAAGTAGTAGGTAGTTCAGCCGGCGCTCACGCTCAGCGCGGCGGGCGAATCGGACTGCGAAGCTACTACTGCCTGTCGCTGTGTACACGAGTGGGAGTTGGTGGGGAGTTCGTGAGTGCGTGACGATGTGGGAGTGCGCGGGTTGCGAGGGGTTCTGACGCCGGTGGGCGCGGTGCTGGTGGTGGTCGCGGGGTTGTGGCTGGCGATCTCGCCGGCTGACAGCACGGTGCGGCTGACCAGTGACGCGACTCATGGCGTGACGCTGCGGAGCATGCGGCCAAGTGGGACCGGCGAGATTGATCCGGTGCTCGCCAACGCCGTCGACGCGAGTTTGGCCCGGCGCGGGGTGGCGGTGCGGACGAACAATCTGGCGCTGTTCCTGCAGGATGTCGCGCCGGCGTTGCGGCCCAAACAGACCCAGCTCTTCCGCAACCTCAAGGCTGTCGGCATGAGCGTGACCTACCGTCGTGCCGAGCCTTGGGCGAACTACCGTGGCCAGCCGGGTACCTTCCGCGTCAGCATGCGGTACGTCCTCCATGGCAGCCGCCTCGGCCAGGCGGCCACGGACGTCGGTTACAGCTACGCCTTTCACCGCGGGCGTCTCTGGATGACCTCCGACCGCGCTCTCGATCAGGCGATCGGCTCCAACCGCCAGCCCTGGGACTTCGGCCCCATCGACGTACTGCGCCGGGTCAACGTCGTCGTGATCGTCAACCGAGGTCAGTTGCCAAGAGCCCGGAGTCTCGCGGACGAGACGGTGGCGTCGGCCAAGCGGGTTCGAGCGATCTGGCCCGGCCAACTGCAGACCGTCCCGTACGTCGTCGCGCTGCGGGAGCCGCAGGTCCTGACCGAGATCCCGCCGAGGCAGTTCGGTCCCGAGCCGATCCAGGTGCGGGCGATGCTGAGCC encodes:
- a CDS encoding class I SAM-dependent methyltransferase encodes the protein MPKTDYDDFAAAYSADNEVNLLNGHYERPAMLDLAGDVAGRRILEAGCGSAPLAAALRDRGAIVSGFDRSTAMLDLARRRLGEDADLTVADLAEPLPYAVATFDDIVAPLVLHYLKDWTGPLTEFHRVLKPGGRLILSLNHPFVYTALNPDGNYFDVAEFSFDAEHAGHTVTYTIWHRPLQAMTDAFTAAGFRIAAISEPQIAADTPVELRPQGVEHPARFISFIFFTLEAI
- a CDS encoding sensor histidine kinase, yielding MTGTMSGILAPRRQIPASSKAFDLLLAGGLTMILGLLGLAQTGLGGVLGFGMLVPLVWRRSHPELVFFTVSGVAVLQWLSGAELQPGNVGLLLALYAISVYGETRFSRIALGIGGLGVLMATARYWSTSDWRQQITMMVALGALVFGVWATGERRRTRGLYVAQLEERAIQAERDRDRESKLAVSNERTRIAREIHDVVAHGLSIMIVQADGGLYAADASPEQAKKALATIGDTGRASLTEMRKMLGLLKQDAQPELDPDQPRPQPGITSLPELIENVRQAGLTVDYEVTGQRRDLPALLGLTTYRIVQEGLTNTLKHAGPGASTSVHLDFGREMLTVVVTDDGRGAGVAPSNDPGHGLVGMRQRASISGGTVNAGPKAGGGYEVIAKLPYNLPAGGVSQ
- a CDS encoding TetR/AcrR family transcriptional regulator; protein product: MTEPKPRRTTRVRMTSAERREQLIVVARGLFAEKGYEATSVEEIAARSEVSKPVVYEHFGGKEGLYAVVVDREVRKLLDLVTASLTAGRAHELVEQAALALLDYIENSSDGFRILVRDSPVGSSTGSFISILSDVGTRVEHILAEEFKRRGLDPKFAPMYAQMLVGMVALTGQWWLDVRRPKKSDVAAHLVNLAWNGLSGLDAKPTLSTRPHK
- a CDS encoding acyl-CoA desaturase; translated protein: MTPVTAPEAPTGARQAGEFDTDRGTRGGEQKGFWEQLALGLFIGIPFLAVLAAVPIAWGGFLSWRDIVIAAVFYTVSGHGISIGFHRYFTHKSFKPNRPLKYALAIAGSLAVQGPVVRWVADHRKHHKFSDREGDPHSPWKYGTSLGALTKGFLHAHIGWLFDSEQTPQRQYAPDLLKDRDIVKVSRMFPFLVLGSLFAPAVIGGLWSWSIEGALTAFFWASLVRIALLHHVTWSINSICHTIGDRPFKSRDKSGNVWWLAILSQGESWHNLHHSDPTCARHGVLRGQLDTSARIIWFFERLGWVSDVRWPVKERLEARRVTAADRVAA
- a CDS encoding alpha/beta fold hydrolase gives rise to the protein MAGRTLWFRLYGPADGVPVIELYGTPSTRLRRPGQIAAIEESGVRVLTPDRPGYGGSTRQPGRTVSDVVQNVEVVADSQGWETFAVVGGSGGGPHALACAALLPHRVTRCAVLSGIRPQAATLPPEEVLRAQLAQLGADILGQVEAGGHEYPGAPPGPPAWDDPAAQARLLATFADSLDGWYDDKVAFAQPWGFSPQSISVPVGIWYGTHDENVPESDAQWLLENIPTAEGHQYIGGHLPTSATLTDIYNWTSSPGS
- a CDS encoding response regulator transcription factor: MTDDEGTIRVFLVDDQELVRAGFTMLVDSQPDMRVVGQAGDGGEALEKLQVTGSDVVLMDVRMPRLDGVEATRQLQSLPQAPRVIVLTTFDLDEYAFAAIKAGAAGFLLKNTPPADLLNAIRQVHSGDAVVSPSTTRRLLEHFAGSLPDGEHERPDLGDLTAREREVLGEVARGLSNTEIAQLFTLSEATVKTHIGRILAKTGLRDRVALVVLGYETGIVKPHK